A stretch of Oncorhynchus mykiss isolate Arlee chromosome 26, USDA_OmykA_1.1, whole genome shotgun sequence DNA encodes these proteins:
- the LOC110506930 gene encoding DEP domain-containing protein 7, giving the protein MAGKPFRATFIWSSIIANLQQRIQVKRHRHKLKTYHDCFLGSEAVDVVLAHVIQSRFCGDAEVPRSKAVRLCQALMDSRVFEAVGTNVFGNKEKRRATFEDSSCSLYRLLPLPSSPTTMTSSHSTSTITIESGYDSPSKHRNSYSPPLKRKEDQYSNSHSPVKTDKSLEDVLGNLNITSTITPQMINLGLSQELVGEVWRQQTVFRLLQLIELPLLESLLEGEERPRPPLHSMDSDPDLLYTSSYLDREVLKAFSEAQADEWLSAAVDCLEFLPDDLVVEVSRGLPRCGEDQGQCKSLVYGILVQHYGETQHPPLLSNHVFDIHSSISELLVNGKREQALEALQLCLKLQDSRSKEELRRLLRFMAVAAKPQEVKLHKEVENRMAVKRSFSSAIVYSMRLAKGKVDLLVLFMVENHCDVFKIPGSLHKLVSDRLTNIVKGKDPQVLTASTYCRRVNGRAYVESKQKTTKEELWALLKTIHENPKLSNKEKRRLLGQFYKGHPEIFVQYFGSRLSSDDL; this is encoded by the exons ATGGCCGGTAAGCCGTTCCGGGCCACCTTCATCTGGAGCAGCATCATCGCCAACCTCCAGCAGCGCATCCAGGTCAAGCGCCACCGTCATAAGCTCAAGACCTACCATGACTGTTTCCTGGGGTCAGAGGCTGTGGACGTGGTGCTGGCCCATGTCATCCAGTCACGGTTCTGCGGCGATGCAGAGGTGCCTCGCTCCAAGGCCGTACGCCTCTGCCAGGCCCTGATGGATTCGCGGGTGTTCGAGGCGGTGGGCACCAACGTATTTGGGAATAAGGAGAAGAGGCGTGCCACCTTCGAGGACAGTAGCTGTAGTCTGTACCGGTTGCTTCCGCTTCCGTCTAGTCCCACTACCATGACCAGCTCGCACTCGACGAGCACCATCACCATCGAGAGTGGATACGACTCGCCGAGCAAACACCGGAACAGCTACAGCCCACCTCTCAAACG TAAAGAGGACCAGTACTCCAACAGCCACTCTCCGGTCAAAACAGACAAATCACTAGAGGACGTGTTGGGGAACCTCAACATCACCTCAACCATCACCCCACAGATGATCAACCTCGGCCTCTCACAGGAGT TGGTGGGCGAGGTGTGGCGCCAGCAGACGGTGTTCAGGCTGCTACAGCTGATAGAGCTCCCCCTTCTGGAGAGTCTGTTGGAGGGAGAGGAGCGGCCCAGGCCCCCTCTACACAGCATGGACAGTGACCCAGACCTGCTCTACACATCCAGCTACCTGGACAGAGAGGTCCTGAAGGCCTTCAGCGAAGCACA ggCTGATGAGTGGTTGTCGGCGGCGGTGGACTGTCTGGAGTTCCTGCCAGATGACTTGGTGGTTGAGGTGAGCAGGGGTCTGCCCCGCTGCGGTGAGGACCAGGGCCAGTGTAAGAGCCTGGTGTATGGGATCCTGGTCCAGCACTACGGAGAGACACAGCACCCTCCACTACTCAGCAACCACGTCTTCGACATCCACTCCAGCATCTCTGAACTACTGG TGAATGGGAAGAGGGAGCAGGCTCTGGAGGccctacagctgtgtctgaaaCTACAGGACTCTCGCAGTAAAGAGGAGCTACGCAGACTGCTGCGATTCATGGCCGTCGCTGCCAAACCGCAGGAGGTCAAACTGCACaaagag gtagagaacaggatggcGGTGAAGAGATCTTTCTCTAGTGCCATCGTCTACAGCATGAGACTGGCCAAGGGGAAGGTTGACCTGCTGGTGCTGTTTATGGTGGAAAACCACTGTGACGTCTTCAAG ATTCCAGGGTCGTTGCACAAACTTGTGAGCGATAGACTGACCAACATTGTGAAGGGGAAAGACCCACAAGTCTTAACAG CCTCTACATATTGCAGGCGAGTCAATGGAAGAGCGTACGTGGAGAGCAAACAGAAGACCACCAAAGAGGAACTATGGGCTCTACTGAAGACGATCCACGAGAACCCCAAACTGTCCAACAAAGAGAAGAGACGCTTGCTGGGACAGTTCTACAAGGGGCATCCTGAGATCTTTGTCCAGTACTTTGGAAGCAGATTGTCAAGTGATGATCTGTAG